A window of Dehalogenimonas sp. WBC-2 genomic DNA:
GCCAAGATTTTTAGCCAACAGGCTGGCCAGGATGTTAAGTTCATCGTTTTCGGTGACAGCAACGACGGCATCTGCGTTACCTATACCTTGTTCTACCAGAAAATCCCGGTCGGTGGCTTCACCCTGAAGAACAGTAGCGTGTTCCAGTTTGCCGGCAATCTCCTCAGCGCGCAGTTGGTCACGTTCCAGGATTTTTACCCGGACACCCCGGCGCAGTAATCCCTCAGCTACCAGACAGCCGATACGGCCGCCGCCGATGACGGCCACACTTTTGGCGGTGCGCTTGGTTATGGAAAAAAGACGCCCCAGACGTTCCAGTTGGTCGCCAGAAGCGGATATATAGATGGAATCTCCTTCTACAATAACTTCTTCCGGCCGGGCGATAACACCGCCGTCGGCGTGACCGATAGCCACGATGTGGAAAGGAATATCCGAGGTGATTTCTGATAGTTTTTTATTGAACAGCTTCGGATCTTCCAATTTGAATTCCCTAAGCTGAACTACGCCGTCGCCAAATTGTTCTGCGGGAGTGGAGTAAAAACCAGCCAGGATTGATAATATTTCGGCCGCCATTTCAGCTTCAGGATTGATGAAAATATCAATACCCAGGCTTTTGGGACGAACGATGCGGCGGGTGGCGCTGGGGCCTTTGGCTGGCAACTGAAAATAACCGGTATAGTCAGGGTTACGGATACGCGCGGCGGTGCGTACTGCGCCCATTTCCTTGGCGATGAAACAGATGACCATGTTTGTTTCGTCAGAATCGGTGACGGCCAGCACCAAGTCGGCGCGTTGAGCTTCTGCCTCACGAAGGATACGGGGAGTAGCGGCGTTTCCTTTGATGGCACGGACGTCAAGGTGACGCCGAATTTCTTCTATTGAGGCGACAGATTCCTCAATAACAACGACGTCATGGTTCTCCACCGATAGAAGCGAGGCGATGTTAGAGCCGACAACTCCGCCACCGGCAATGATGATATACATCTACCTTGTTCCTGGCGATCTCCCTAGATGGAACCGGGACGCGAGTGCGTTCATGAGTCCGGATAATTTACCGTGATGACGCCGAGAAACCCGGATGACTCTATCACCGGGGCGGCTATGAGTGGGGGATTGAGATTGCGGACTGGTTAATTCTGCTTTCATGACCCTCTTAATTTATGGTGCCAAGCACCATTCAATCAACTGAAGGCGCATTTTAGGCTTAAACTTGGGCGCTGTCAATTCTTTTTTGCTTCAAGAGCTGTAGAACCAATAAGTCTGAATCTAATGTAACACAAGTTGACTTCAATATAAAATAATGCAACCGTAATTCATCTCCCGTTCTTATGCTCATCGGACTTGCGGTGAGGCGAAAGAGGACAGGCACCGGGTTCAAGAGTGCACGGCAGGCCACCGGGAGCGCAAGAGCGGCATTCTATCTGCAACGTGGTATGGGAGATGCTATAGCGCTCTGTCAGCATTTTTTCAACGGAGGACCGGATATGGGCTGTTTCCGATGTCAGCCGGTCGGCAATGACGATATGGCTGGACAGAGCGTGAAGTTGGGGCGTCAGACTCCAGACATGCAGATCATGGATTTCTTCAACACCGGGGATGGAACGCAAGGTTGCGGTCAGCTCTTCCAGGCGGATATGGGAGGGTGTAGCCTCAAGGAGCACGGCAACAGCCTCTGAGAGGATTCCCCAGGCCGAAATGGCGATTATGAGGGCGATGATAACGCTGACTATGGCATCGGCGGCGGCGAAGCCGGTGAACATGATGATCAGCGCTCCGATAATGACGCCAACGGAGGCCAGGGCGTCACCGAGGACGTGCCAGAAGGCACTTTTAATGTTCAGATTGTCTTTCTGCGCTTCCCGCAGCCAGAAAGCAACAACCAGATTGGCGATAAGACCTGCGGCGGCTACCAGCAGCATGACGGGGCTGTCTACTTCAAGAGGTGTCTGTAAGCGCTTAACCGCCTCATAGATGATGAATCCAGCGATGCCGAAGATGGCTACGGCATTGACCATGGCGACTACCACCCCTAACCTGTGGTAGCCGAAAGTCATGCGATGATTGGCGGGGCGTTGTGCCTGCCGCAAGGCGTAAGCTGAAAGTGACAGGGCTACAATATCGGCAAAAACATGACCCGCGTCAGATAAAAGGGCCAGACTGTTAGAAACCAGACCGCCAGTGACTTCAGCGGCAAGGATGAAGCATGAGATAATGATGCCCAGTTTCAGGCGGCTGCCGGTGCTGGGATGGGTGTGCTGGTGCATATTGGCGCTCACTTGTATTATGGACGGTTGTTTTTTTGACTCCGCCATACTATCATAACAATAATTCTGGATTTGTCTAATCTACAACTGGAGATATACGTGGTTAAACTTTCCTTTATGCCCCGGGAAGAAAAATTCTTTGACCTTATTGAGGCCGGTGCGGCAAACGCGGTGCGTATCGCTGAGGCACTTAAAGATCTGGTTGAGGATTGGCGGGATGTCTCTGAAAAAGTGTCCAGGATAGCAGAACTGGAACATGCCGGAGATTCTGTTACCCATCAGATTATCGCCATGCTGCACCGCAGCTTTGTCACGCCGTTTGACCGGGAGGATATTGCCTTACTGGCTCACTCAATGGATGATGTGACCGATTTTATCCATTCTGCCGCGGACTATATGTTGCTTTATAAAGTGGGCGAACCGGGGCCCAGGGTGCGGGTTTTGGCAGATGTCATCGTGGCGGCCACCAAGGAAATCGCTGCCGCGGCGCCAAAGCTGCGCAAAACAGCTACCATGAAAAATCTTCTGGAGCATTGCATCGAGATCAACCGCTTGGAAAATCAGGCGGACCAAATATTCCGGGCGGCGCTGGTGGATCTTTTTGAAGAACATGACATGGCCAATGTTATTAAGTGGCGTGAAATCTATGAAGCCATGGAAAGCGCCACTGACCGCTGTGAGGATGTGGCCAATGTCTTTGAGGGAGTAGCGCTCAAGAATGCCTGATGCCTCGTTGGGCCTTTTAATACTGGTTATCGTGCTGGCTATCGGGCTTGGTTTTGTTAACGGTATGAATGATGCCGCCAATGCCATTGCTACCGTTGTTGGCAGCAGGGTATTGTCTCCCCGGGTTGCTGTTGTAGTTGCGGCTTTTGCCAACCTGGCCGGGGCGGCCACGGGAACGGCAGTGGCGGCAACTATCGGTAAAGGTATTCTTCATCCTGAATTTGTGACCTTTAATGTGATAATTGCGGCGCTGGCGGCTATTGTAATCTGGGGCGGTGCCGCGACATATTTCGGATTGCCTATCAGCCTGACGCACGGACTGGTGTCCGGTTTGGCGTTCGCCGGGTTGGCAGTGGCCGGGTTTGACGGTGTCAACTGGGCAATCCTGGGGCGTATCGTTACGGCGGTGGTGTCAGCACCGGTGCTGGGTTTCATCGGGGCCTTTTTCTTGATGCTGGTAGTATACTGGTTATTCAAAGACAGTTTGCCGGCACGGCTGCGTAACATCTTTTCCAACGGGCAGGTGCTCTCCTCCGCGTTTATGGCTTATACTCACGGCAAGAATGACGGCCAGATGCCGATAGGTATTATTACCATGGCATTGGTCATTTATACTGGCAACACCGGCCTGTGGGACGGCATTCCGTGGTGGGTTATTATCGTATCGGCGGCGGCCATCAGTTCCGGTACTGCCATTGGCGGCTGGCGGGTGATGAAAACCCTGGGGTTCCGGGTAACCAACCTGAAACCGGCTCAGGGTTTTGTGGCCCAAACAGCAGCAGCCAGTGTCATAGAACTGGCTTCAAATTTAGGTATCCCGGTCAGTACAACGCATGCCATGAGCGCCTCTATCATGGGCGTGGGGGCCACCCGGCGGTTCTCAGCGGTGCGCTGGAGTGTGGCAGGTAATATCCTGACGGCCTGGCTGGTGACATTTCCTATTTGCGGTGCCATTGCCTTTGCCATGGCTTCTTTGTTGAAACTGTTTTAGCGACAGTATGATCTGTGGGCTTTCGGGGAGTGTTAAAGAATAATACACCTGGGAATGGTCCGCGACTTTTCAGCAGTGATAACGGCCGAAATCTCACTTACCGCCTGGTCTATCTTGTCTTCATGATTAACTACGAAGTAATCAAACATCTTTAATTGGCCGAGTTCCTTTGGTGCGGTATCCAGCCGGCGTTTCAATGTTTCCGGCGATTCGGTGAGCCGTCTCGAAAGACGCCTGGTAAGTTCCTCAAGTGATGGCGGCAGAAGGAAAATGAAAACTGCCTCAGGGGTGATCTTTTTAATAGTGGCAGCACCCTGGACATCAACCTTGACCACAACATCTTGGCCCTTGTTTAAAGCACTCCGCACCGGTGCTTTGGGGACACCGTAGTAATTGCCGTAGACTTCTGCCCATTCTAACAGTTCATCCTGGTCAATCAGCTTTTTGAAGTCTTCCGGGCTGGAGAAGTGGTAGTCTAACCCGTCCTGTTCGCCGGGACGCTGAGCCCGGGTGGTGACGGTGGTGACATATCTTAAAGGTAAACGGCTTGATTTCATCCGTCCCAGTACCGCGTCTTTACCTACGCCGGAAGGGCCGGATAATACCACCAGCAAAGGAGAAGGTACCGGTGGACTAAAGCTCAAGCGGAACCTCGGCGACATCAGTTCTAACCGCGCCGCGACCAATGGATACCCGGCCGGTGATGGTCTCCGGCGCCAGAGCTGCCAGCACTACATGACCAGAATCTATGAAAATAACCGCCTTGGTCTTGCGGCCGTTGGTCATGTCAATCAGGACACCTTTGTTGCGGCTTTCCTGAATAATACGTTTGATGGGGGCGGAACCGGGAGGGGCGATGGCAATCAACCGGTTCATCGCCAGAATATTACTGAAACCAATGTGGACGAGTTCAATTGCCATATTCTGCCTCTTCGACACTTAGGAATGTTGGGATATTCTATACCTGAAACCTGATCTGTGGCAACCTTGCAATAAGCATCGCTCCGGTTAATTTATGAATTTGCATATCGCGGTGCTAGAATTATTCTAGCTAATAAATGGAGGTAGCCGATGTCAACTGAAAAATTCACCGTATCGGGAGATAAAGTACTCTCCAGGATCAAAGAAATTATCCGTGAGGGTAATATCCGGCGGGTACGCCTGGTGCATGACGGACGGTCAATAATTGATATCCCGCTTTCTGTGGGCGCTCCGGTAGCTGCCGTGGGTATTTTAGCAGCACCACTTTTAGCGGCCGTGGGAGCTTTTGCGGCGCTGGTTACTGAATGCACAATAGAGGTTGAGAAAACAGACGATACACCACCTGTATAGATAGTTGTATGCTATTTAATATTACATCACAGAGTTAAAGTAGGGAATATAATCTTGATTTTAACAACCTTCGGTGCTACCATGAATGCACTGGAGTAAAAGATTGCGCCTGCAACAATACGACCCTCCGAAGTCCGTTTCGTACCTTGAACTCATTGATACCGTGTTGCATCACTACGGTGATTTGCGGTGTCCTGATGATATTGTTAAAGCCTTGGGTGAAGAGCGCCTGGCTGATGTAACGCATATTCCGGAAACTGAATTGGATGCTACTGTTCGTTTGTACGACGGCGGTGACCAGCGGATATATCAGTTCAAAGAAACGGCCAGCAGGGGCGGTACTATTGATGTTCTTTTTAACCACGGGCATCTGGAAAATTTTCAAGCCAAACTGTACTTTTTTGGGGTGTGGGGCAAAGCTGGAGTTGTTGCGTATTCCGCGCTTCGCTTTTCACGTTTGATGACCCGTGCCGCAGGCCGCGGTAACATTAAATTTGACACCGCGACTCACCAATTCTTTTATTATTACGGTAATCTGGTGATTGCTTATACCCACCAACTGGAATTAGGATTGCCATCATTGTCCACTTCAATATTGGTGTGGCAGGGCTGTCCTCAAAATATAATTCCGGTGGTAAACCAGCCGTTGCGGGTATCCCCGGTTTAGCTTTCGGGTTTGGCATAGAGTTCTGCTGTTACTGGTCTCTGATTGACAAGGTCGGGGACATTAATATCAAAGCCTCTTAAACCATTGGGGACGCCTTTTCTGATATAATTCAGACATGAACAAGCCCAGTCTAGTCCTTTTTGATGCCAGTGCATTGGTTCACCGGGCCTACCATGCTTTTAAGTACAGCCAGCAACTTTCAATAAGCAAGACCGGTGAGGTGACCAGCGCCGTTTTTGGGTTTACCAATATACTTCTCAAGGTGCTTAACGATGTAAAACCCGATTGCTATGCCATTGCTTTTGACCGCAAAGGTCCGACATTCAGGCACGAACTTTCGACAGCATATAAAGCCCATCGGCCCGAAACGCCTCCTGAACTCATTGCCCAGATGAGCAGGGTCAGGCAGATGGTGGAAGCTTTTGGCATACCGGTCTTTGAGCAGCAAGGTTATGAAGCCGATGATCTATTGGGCACACTTGCCTGCCGGGCTAAAGACGCCGGAGCAGAGGTAATCATTGTTACTGGTGACGCCGACGCTATGCAACTGGTAAATGAGTCGGTCAAGGTGCTATACCCCAAGCCCGGTGGTACTTTTTCCGATACTATGGTCTATGATGCGGAAGCGGTGATGGGCAAATTCGGGGTGCCGCCGCACCGGGTGGCTGATTATAAAGCACTCGTCGGCGATGCCTCCGACAATATTTCCGGTGTCCCCGGCGTCGGACAGAAAACAGCGGTTAAGCTGCTCTCCGAGTTTGACGGCATTGATGCCATCTATGAAAACATAGAATTGATCAAACCGGAAAAACTGCGCGAACTGCTCCGGCGTGAAGAGGCGGCGGCGCGGCAAAGCCTGATACTGGCAACCATAGTTACTGATCTTCCGATACAATTTGTCCTTGATGAGTGCCGTATCAGCCTTTTTGAACGTGACAAAGTTATTCCGCTACTGCGGGAATTGGAATTCACATCTCTGATCAACCGTCTGCCGCAATCCGGCGGAGTTAAAGAAACAAAGGCTTCCATGGCCCCTGTTATCCAGGAACATCCTGTCGTTGAGTGCCGCTATACGCTCGTAGATACCGTTGAAAAGCTGGCCGTACTTGCGAAAAAACTATCTAATATCGAAAAACTGGCTATTGATACAGAGACCACCGGTCTTGACACCCTTTCGGCAGATCTGGTTGGATTGTCATTGGCCCCGGCCGCGGGAGAAGGTTATTATCTGCCGGTAGGTCATGTTGGTGTCGCCGGCGCCCAATTAGAACTTAGCCAGGTTATTAAAATGCTGGGCGGCATTATAGCTGATAAAAATATCCCCAAAATCGCTCATAATGCCAAATTTGATCTTCAGATACTTAGCCGGGCTGGTTTTACGGTAAAGGGTCTCAGTTTTGATACCATGCTGGCGGCCCATCTGCTGGGTGAAAAAACGCTATCGCTTAAGGGATTGGCTTTCAGCCGCCTGGGTGTAGAGATGACTCCTATTACTATGCTTATCGGTGAAGGTAAAAATCAGAAATGTATCTCCGGATGTGAACTTCAGGAAACCGCGGATTATGCCTGTGCCGATGCGGATATGACCTTCCGTCTGGCGGAACTTTTGGCTCCGGAACTGGACCGGGAAAATCAGCGGAAGCTGTTTACTGAGGTGGAAATGCCGCTGGTGCCGATTATCGGGGATATGGAAAGCGCCGGTATCGCTATTGACGCCGATATGCTGGCAAAAATGTCATTGCGCCTGGGCGACCAGTTGGCAGCGCTTGAAAAAGAAATCCACGAGCATGCCGGTCATCCATTTAATATAGCCTCACCCAAACAGTTGGGTGAAGTGCTCTTTGGTGAGTTACATTTGCCTTCGGGTCGTAAGACCCAAACCGGGTTTTGTACTGACGCAGCGGTGCTGGATGAACTCAAAGACCAGCACGCAATTGTCCGGCTGATACTGGAATACCGCACCTTATCCAAGTTGAAATCAACTTATGTTGATACTTTACCGCAGATGGTGAATATGTGCGACAGGCGGCTGCATACCAGTTTCAATCAGGCGCGCACCGCCACCGGCCGGTTGTCATCCAGCGAACCTAATTTGCAGAATATTCCTGTGCGCGGTGAACTGGGAAGGGAGATCAGAAAAGCCTTTGTGGCTCCGCCGGGTTACCTGCTGCTGGCTGCTGATTATTCTCAGATTGATCTGCGGGCGCTGGCGCATTTATCAGGCGATGCTGATTTGGTTAAAGCTTTTGAGAATGATGAAGACATTCACATGACGACGGCTACCAGGCTGTATAATGTGTCTCCCGGTCAGGTAACTCCGGATATGAGACGTTTTGCCAAGACTATCAATTTCGGGGTAATTTATGGCATGAGCGGCTACGGTCTGGAACAAGCCACCGAACTTTCCCGTGAGGAATCTTCCAGGTTCATCAAGACCTATTTTGAGCGTTATCCCGGCGTTACAGCCTATCTTGAAGCTACCAAAGAGCAGGCTCGCTCACACGGTTACGTTGAGACGATACTAGGCCGACGGCGTTATATTCCAGACATCAATGCTTCTAACCGTCAGGTTCGTGAAGCGGCGGAACGCATGGCGATCAATATGCCGGTGCAGGGAACATCGGCGGATATCATCAAGGTGGCCATGCTGCATGTCAGACGGGAGATGGACGAGCGCAAGCTCAAAAGCCGGCTGTTACTACAGGTGCATGATGAACTTATCTTTGAAGTGCCTCAGTCTGAACTCATCTTCATGTCAGAATTAGCGCCGAGGCTGATGTCAGGCGCGGTCAAGCTGAAGGTGCCGTTAAAAGTAGATCTGAAATACGGCGCCAATTGGGGAGAAATGGAATAATTTGCGCCATTTTCCGATTGCTACTTATCTGTTGATACTATTTTTCTTCACATTGCTTGCCGCTTATGCTCATGGCGTTAGCCCTCAGGGCTTTGATATTACTTTATTGAATATCGTCCAGGGCTGGCAGACATCATTGCTTGACCAACTGATGGATGGTGTAGCTTTTATCGGTGAAACCTGGCCGTCAATTATTTTGGCTGGATTTTTTGTGCTCTGGTTCTGGCTCAAGGGATACCGCCGCGAGGCTTTGGGGTTGGTGGCGGCGCTAGTGGCAATTTCACTAATTGGGAGCATGGGCAAGGTCATTATTGACCGTACCCGTCCGGATGGGGACCAATTCAGTTTTGTCTCCGGTCACACGGCCTATTTTACAGTTTTAACCGGATATCTCTATTATTATATCAGTAAAGTTTTGAGGGATAGCCGATGGCTTGGGGTTTGGCGTGCCGGGCTGGTTCTATTGCTGGTACTGACCGCGATTTCACGTTTGTATCTTAATGCACACTGGCCGACTGACGTGCTGGGAGGGTTCCTGCTGGGAATCCTGATTCTGATACCGGTTATGTGGCGGCTGGAAAACACCAGTGTTTCCCAAAATCTGATCTGACACAGTGGTTATAAGTGTAGGTGAACCGTTGTTCTTGCACGAATTATTGGTTGCGGCACAGTATATCGAATATAAAGAATGAATAATATCGAGGTTAATCATGCCTGAATTGCCCGAAGTTGAAACGGTAACCAATGAAATCCGTCCTTATGTCTTAGGCCGAATGATAGAAAACGTCGAAGTTTTCTGGCCCGGAACTGTCCGCGGACACTCTGCGGATGATTTTATTGCCAGACTCAAGGGGCAATGTGTAGCGGGTGTTTTTCGACGGGGTAAATACATTGTGTGGCAGCTTTCCAGCGGGGAAAAGTTGCTAACTCATCTCAAGATGACAGGTGCGCTCATCGCAGCCAGGCCGGATTCCGAAGCTCCTCCTTACAACCGGGTGCAGATAACTCTCGATGATGGAACAAGGATTTATTTCCGCGATCCGAGGAAATTTGGCCGGATGAAATTGATCAGTGATAATGCGGTTTTGGAAGGAATCGGGCCGGAACCTCTTGAACCGGAGTTCACCGTTGAAGTATTTAAATCAATCCTAAGAAAACGTAAAAGCCCGATTAAGCCGACCCTTCTTGATCAGACACTCATTGCCGGTATAGGCAACATGTACGCTGATGAGGCATTATTTGAAGCAAAAATTCACCCACTCCGCCCGGCGGACAGCCTCACGCCGCCGGAATATGAAAGTCTTCATCACGCCATCAGGCGCATATTAACCAGCGCCATCGCAAGCAAAGGCGCCAGTATCTCAAATTATGTCCGTCCCGGTGGTGAACTGGGACAGGCACATTTTTCTTTCAAAGTGGCCCATAAACGCGGTGAGAATTGTACCCGCTGCGGGACACCATTGGATAGAATAGTTGTCAGAGGCAGGGGAACATATCTTTGCCATGAATGTCAGCGGATCTAATACAGCCGCCGTTGTCGAAATGCCTGGCGTCGGTGCTGATGCGTCCGGTTCATGATGGTGGATACCGATGACTGATTGGGTAATGGTTGCGGTGCTGGGGACAGTGGCTGTGGCAGGCGTGAACATCATGGACAGCCATTTCATCGGTAAGCGCATGCCTTCGTTGAGGGCTTTTCTTTTACCGGTGAGTGTCATCGTAACCTTTTTTGCCCTGATTATAATGGTAATGCACCCCTTGCCGGAGAACGTCGGGGTTGGGATGCTAGCGGCAGCAGTCGGGGCAGGAGTCCTCAGGGCGGTGGGCGTCGGACTGCTGCTTAATATTTTCCGGACTGAAGACGTATCCTGGGCGATACCGGTCTATCATACTTATCCGGTATTTGTAGCGCTGATGGCGGTGCCATTTTTAGGTGAAACACTGGCATGGCTCCAGTGGCTGGCCATTGCTGTCATCGTCGGCGGCACCATATTACTATCGGCGCAAAGAGGCAATGGCGGCGGCATCAAATGGCGAGGCCGACCACTTTTACTGTTGATACTGGCTGCTGTTTTGAGCGCGTCGGCTGACGTGATGAGTAAATACGCCTTGAGTGAAATCAGTTTTTGGAATATGTATTGGATCGGTTCTTTGTGCCTGGTGACCATGTATTTCGCATTCTCACTCCGTATCCCCGTAATACGTCAGTTGAAAGAGATTCCTGATCGGGGGCGCACTGCGTTGTTGTTGATAGCCAACGAAGCGCTGGCGATGATTGGGATTCTCCTGGTTTTCAATGCCATGGCTTCCGGCAAAGTATCTCTGGTTTCGGCGATAACTGGCAGTCGCCCGATTTTTGTGTTTTTTCTGGCGCTGGCATTGAATAAACTGTTGCCGGGATTTTTGCTCAGAGTTGATGCAAGCCGCCTAACCATTCTAGTGAGGCTGGGCGCTACGGTATTGATAGCTGCCGGTATCGCCATGATTTATGTGGCTTGATCAGAAGGAGTCAATGAAAGATGAAAACTATAGGTATACTGGGCGGAATGAGTTGGAACTCAACGGCGGACTACTACCGTCTGATTAATGAAGGAGTCGCACGACGTCTGGGTGGACTCCATTCTGCGAAAATTGTCCTGCACAGCTTTGATTTTGCCGAAATTGAAGAACTACAAAGTACCGGACGGTGGTCTGAGGCCATGAGGATATTGGCTGATGCAGCGGTCAGCCTTAAGAATGCAGGTGCCGACTTTTTGATCATTGCCACCAATACGATGCACAAAGTGGCGGACGACATAGAGTCAGTTAGCGGCCTACCGATGATACATATTGCCGATGCCGCCGGAGAAGAAATCAAAAAACGAGGGTTGGGGAGGGTTGGACTGCTGGGTACCCGGTTTACCATGAGCGAGCCTTTTTACCGGAATCGGATTATTGACCATTTTGCGGTTGATGTTCTAGTTCCAAATCATGACGAACAGGAAATGATCAACGGTGTGATCTATGAAGAGCTTTGCCGTGGGAAGCTAGCGGCAACTTCACGTGGGTTATGCCTGAAAATAATCGAAGGACTGATTGACAGGGGAGCCGAAGGAATCGTCCTGGGCTGTACTGAATTACCACTCCTGATAAGCCAGTCCGACGTAGCTGTGCCAGTTTTTGATACCACAAGATTACACGCCGATGCGGCGGTACAGTTGGCGCTTTCCTGACTTGACATACTATTCATGAAAGCCCAGAATAAGCTATTGTCTTTTTGAGACAAGCTTTTATTTGCGTATGGGAAGTAGGTGATTCTTTTTGACCGAAGTTAGACCGGAATATAACGAGAGCTTCGAGGGAATGCTTAAGCGTTTCAACCGCAAGGTGCAGCTGGATGGCATCATTCGTGAAACACGGCGCCGCAGCCGTTTTGAAAAACCTCTTACCCGCCGCAAGCGCAAGGAAACGGCTACCCGCCGGGCAGCCATCAAAGCCGCCCGAAAATCAGTAGGTAGGAAATAACCTCCAGCTTTTTTAAAGGCTAAGCAAGGTTAGAGACTCCGCTTTTGGCGGAGTCTCTTTTTTGCGCTAGTTTCCATTATTTATTTTTGGGAACCTCCTTGGCTTTGGCAGCGGTATCATGCTATAATGCCAGTTCAGTTTGTAAATACGGAGATATTGATACATGGCCAAGAAAGCCGTTGCCGCTAAGAAACCTGTTGAACTAAAGACGTTTATTGAGAACGTAAACAAAAAAGACGAGGTCAGCGGGCTTAAGATACACTTTGCTTTTTGTAACCGTAAACGCAAAGGCGGATAGTTCCGGCTCGCGGTT
This region includes:
- the rpsU gene encoding 30S ribosomal protein S21 translates to MLKRFNRKVQLDGIIRETRRRSRFEKPLTRRKRKETATRRAAIKAARKSVGRK
- a CDS encoding aspartate racemase; this encodes MKTIGILGGMSWNSTADYYRLINEGVARRLGGLHSAKIVLHSFDFAEIEELQSTGRWSEAMRILADAAVSLKNAGADFLIIATNTMHKVADDIESVSGLPMIHIADAAGEEIKKRGLGRVGLLGTRFTMSEPFYRNRIIDHFAVDVLVPNHDEQEMINGVIYEELCRGKLAATSRGLCLKIIEGLIDRGAEGIVLGCTELPLLISQSDVAVPVFDTTRLHADAAVQLALS